The following proteins are co-located in the Malassezia restricta chromosome II, complete sequence genome:
- a CDS encoding translation initiation factor 5 — MTIVNIRRDVDDKFYRYRMPLLEIKIEGKGNGIKTVVPNMSDIARALSRPPSYPTKYFGCELGAQTIIDDKSDRYIVNGAHDVNRLRELLDGFIDKFVLCGDCKNPETDLKIKDGDILRDCKACGKRTYVDMGHKLTTFILKNPPPKRMKGTKGASATSGQSAQADGDEEGANSDDELTRRINAEAERIPTATQRDKAEVDDDWSVDTSEAAVAARVKALEGAMSVLGTGNDDEEGDEDESSPYSQFGTWILEEREAGKKLSAAEVYRKAQELDIEKKHKTLQVLFQALFSENAAAEIESYAPLLLKMVTSEKHQKSMLGGIERLAGLEHPSLVPIGVPKILMALYQIDVLDEEVVQQWGTHISKKYVDKETSKRVRKAAAPFLEWLKQAESEDEDEDDEEDEDEEDGADANGGYQQGDSDLDDL, encoded by the coding sequence ATGACGATTGTCAATATCCGTCGTGATGTGGACGACAAATTCTATCGTTACCGCATGCCCCTCTTGGAAATAAAGATCGAGGGTAAAGGAAATGGTATAAAAACGGTCGTGCCGAACATGTCTGACATTGCTCGTGCGCTGAGTCGCCCACCATCTTACCCCACCAAGTACTTCGGCTGTGAACTTGGTGCGCAGACTATCATTGACGACAAGAGTGACCGTTACATTGTCAATGGTGCACATGACGTCAACCGCCTCCGTGAGCTTCTGGATGGTTTTATCGACAAATTCGTGCTGTGTGGTGATTGCAAGAATCCAGAGACCGATCTCAAGATCAAGGATGGCGACATTCTGCGAGATTGCAAGGCCTGTGGTAAGCGTACCTATGTGGATATGGGCCATAAGCTTACGACGTTTATCCTCAAGAACCCCCCACCGAAGCGCATGAAGGGCACCAAGGGTGCAAGCGCCACTAGTGGTCAATCCGCTCAGGCAGATGGCGATGAGGAAGGCGCGAACAGTGATGACGAACTTACGCGCCGTATCAATGCTGAGGCGGAGCGTATTCCCACTGCCACTCAACGTGACAAAGCTGAAGTCGACGACGACTGGTCAGTGGATACCTCAGAGGCCGCTGTAGCAGCTCGCGTCAAGGCTCTTGAAGGTGCAATGAGTGTCCTAGGCACGGGCAacgacgatgaggaggGCGACGAGGATGAATCGAGTCCGTACTCCCAATTTGGTACCTGGATCCTCGAAGAGCGTGAAGCCGGTAAGAAACTAAGTGCTGCGGAAGTGTACCGCAAGGCTCAGGAGCTGGACATCGAGAAGAAACATAAGACGCTGCAAGTTCTGTTCCAGGCGCTTTTCAGTGAGAATGCAGCGGCTGAAATCGAGTCTTACGCGCCGCTTCTTCTCAAAATGGTCACGTCAGAGAAGCACCAAAAGTCCATGCTGGGCGGTATTGAGCGTTTGGCTGGTCTTGAACACCCTTCGCTCGTTCCAATTGGTGTCCCGAAAATCCTCATGGCACTATACCAAatcgatgtgctggacgaagaggTGGTTCAACAATGGGGTACGCACATCTCGAAGAAGTATGTGGATAAGGAGACATCGAAGCGTGTTCGAAAAGCTGCTGCGCCCTTCCTCGAATGGCTTAAGCAAGCCGAGAGTGAagatgaggacgaggatgacgaagaggatgaagacgaagaagacggTGCCGACGCGAACGGCGGCTACCAACAGGGTGACAGTGACTTGGATGACCTGTAG
- a CDS encoding trafficking protein particle complex subunit 5, whose protein sequence is MPSAWSATYALAPTAPSMSRVSSDGMRMPAASGSVPDILERPRDKTRHAEVSLSALQFLFAEMVVYAQDRVSGIAEFEQLLGAIGRHVGLRALAMQSQRAQSASNPKRPQRETRLLKTLLWIHTTLWKVLFGSPADNLERSTESDRFDEYMITTNTPLFSRGMSVPKEMEQLSVEAYTAGIVEGALEGLGFPARVTAHTVSTDAYPDRTTILIKLDRSVMEREMAMGGP, encoded by the exons ATGCCGAGTGCGTGGTCGGCGACCTATGCTTTggcgcccacggcgccgagcatgtcgcgcgtgtcgagtGATGGTATGCGAATGCCTGCTGCATCAGGGAGCGTGCCAGATATTCTTGAGCGGCCGCGAGACAAGACGCGTCATGCTGAGGTGAGTCTGAGCGCCTTGCAGTTCCTATTCGCCGAGATGGTAGTGTATGCTCAGGACCGCGTATCTGGTATTGCAGAATTTGAGCAGCTCCTTGGTGCGATAGGAAGACATGTAGGGCTGCGTGCGCTAGCGATGCAGAGTCAACGTGCGCAATCCGCTTCGAACCCCAAGCGGCCGCAGCGAGAAACGCGGCTTCTCAAGACGCTTCTATGGATTCACACTACCTTGTGGAAAGTACTTTTTGGCTCCCCAGCAGATAATTTGGAGCGCAGTACGGAAAGCGATCGCTTCGACGAAT ATATGATTACGACCAATACTCCGCTATTTTCCAGAGGCATGTCTGTGCCCAAGGAGATGGAGCAGCTAAGTGTGGAAGCCTATACGGCAGGCATTGTGGAAGGTGCGCTTGAGGGACTCGGGTTTCCTGCGCGCGTTACGGCGCATACGGTGTCCACCGATGCGTACCCAGATCGTACAACGATTCTAATAAAGCTCGATCGAAGTGTCATGGAGCGTGAAATGGCTATGGGTGGTCCGTAA
- a CDS encoding glutamyl-tRNA synthetase, whose amino-acid sequence MRPFTHMPSHRLWWGVRTYATGAAVRVRFAPSPTGFLHVGGLRTALLNYLCAKQSGGQFILRMEDTDQTRLVPGAMRALQESLRWAGIHYDEGPDMGGPYGPYVQSERLPLYTSYADKLIRCGRAYRDFRPPVSRDMSARASAILREAYLPPSESEAQERIQRGETFVVRLKMDPGRTFSYEDVVYGPMSFRPDAMGGVTDDPIIIKSDGWPTYHLASVVDDTEMCITHVLRGEEWIPSMPKHLALYEALGAKPPIFVHLPLLINADGTKLSKRSGDVRVADYMEQGWEPETLVNLVALTGYSYANLEHADHDVKTMNELIRDFELTRISHTRATLPMDKLVFLNKHHLANKLALATTCEQTKQDLLSRIRPIITSWYGDYSDDYILRVVTLGQQRVDTLRQVPERMAYLFTEPRWDTDTCRAFRASVPTPSFRQVVQAGHDLVLQTRDIHGDWGGWIKSLQVAGGKSAVQKSLRIALTGERAGPPLADIIDILGPQRAATRLAAALAWDKQHH is encoded by the coding sequence ATGCGACCATTCACGCATATGCCAAGCCACCGACTGTGGTGGGGCGTGCGAACGTATGCGACAGGGGCAGCTGTGCGAGTCCGATTTGCTCCATCTCCCACTGGATTCTTGCATGTGGGAGGCCTTAGAACGGCGCTCCTAAACTACCTGTGCGCCAAGCAAAGTGGCGGTCAATTCATTCTGCGTATGGAGGACACAGACCAGACGCGACTGGTGCCTGGAGCCATGCGTGCTTTGCAAGAGTCTCTTCGATGGGCCGGCATCCATTACGATGAGGGACCTGACATGGGAGGGCCGTATGGCCCCTATGTCCAGAGCGAGCGGCTCCCTTTGTACACCTCATACGCTGACAAGCTCATACGATGTGGTCGTGCGTACCGTGATTTTCGACCGCCGGTATCTCGCGACATGAGCGCACGGGCATCTGCCATACTTCGTGAAGCATACTTGCCACCTAGTGAAAGTGAGGCGCAGGAGCGTATTCAGCGTGGGGAGACGttcgtcgtgcgcctcaAAATGGACCCCGGGCGTACGTTTTCGTATGAGGACGTGGTATATGGGCCTATGTCTTTTCGGCCTGATGCTATGGGTGGTGTGACAGATGATCCTATTATAATAAAGAGCGATGGCTGGCCGACCTATCATCTGGCCAGTGTTGTGGATGACACAGAGATGTGTATCACACACGTTTTGCGTGGTGAGGAATGGATCCCTTCCATGCCCAAGCACTTGGCTCTGTATGAGGCGCTGGGTGCAAAACCACCTATTTTTGTGCACCTCCCGCTTTTGATCAATGCTGATGGCACGAAGCTATCGAAAAGGTCGGGTGATGTCCGCGTAGCTGATTATATGGAGCAGGGTTGGGAGCCGGAGACGCTGGTGAACCTAGTTGCCCTCACGGGCTATAGCTATGCGAATTTGGAGCATGCTGATCATGATGTCAAGACGATGAACGAACTCATCCGTGACTTTGAGCTTACTCGTATCTCCCATACGCGAGCCACACTCCCCATGGACAAGCTTGTGTTTTTGAACAAGCATCACTTGGCAAATAAGCTGGCGCTCGCCACGACGTGTGAGCAGACCAAACAAGACCTATTGTCGCGTATCCGGCCGATCATTACCTCGTGGTACGGCGATTATTCAGATGATTATATCCTGCGCGTCGTAACACTGGGACAACAACGCGTCGATACCCTACGCCAAGTGCCGGAGCGCATGGCGTATTTATTCACCGAGCCGCGCTGGGATACAGACACCTGCCGTGCTTTCCGAGCGTCTGTCCCGACGCCTTCTTTCCGACAGGTGGTACAGGCAGGTCATGACTTGGTGCTACAAACGCGTGACATACATGGAGACTGGGGAGGGTGGATAAAATCATTACAGGTGGCAGGGGGTAAGTCCGCCGTACAAAAAAGCTTGCGCATCGCGCTGACAGGCGAACGAGCCGGTCCACCGCTAGCCGACATTATCGACATTTTGGGGCCGCAGAGAGCAGCAACGCGACTCGCTGCAGCATTGGCATGGGATAAGCAACATCATTAG
- a CDS encoding UV radiation resistance-associated protein: MMATAMHRCVENLHAIYAWHIEDDAMCFVALRRRHQVPFFMTSMMPGPHAIWGDFSSRSIHANADFASWLREDRGPPCRECLVSLWIFQKTWYCVWEKVLDLRNATPTLVPTKPSLPCVVLSLKCQDTLEHFAVGDTPSAITPSEFTSSFTWQDLEYMARIQSDAHHTKDAERLLALRCTPALQSNSILAQRRYKFELRHTHDLLRRARRNREQALSDLYDTLEARQKALGEKQQQLQAIRARMKNIRLACTKLSDDKDLVLSELNHMQKEVGMHRARLLRDLDDIYPIQLVHARDLLYSIVDLPLPNGIATTKENTTTLVHRTNLDETSAALAYVAQLMILLSTYLHTTLPYPLTSSGSRATVQDRISIMTGPRSFILSGKDNELYRYEYAVFLLNKDLERLMNQFHVPLLDLRNTLPNLKNLLVTLSAATLT, translated from the exons ATGATGGCCACTGCCATGCACAGGTGCGTGGAAAACTTGCACGCCATCTATGCATGGCACATCGAAGATGACGCCATGTGCTTTGTGGCGCTACGGCGACGACATCAAGTACCTTTCTTTATGACATCTATGATGCCTGGACCTCATGCTATATGGGGCGATTTTTCCAGCCGCTCCATTCACGCCAATGCTGATTTCGCGTCCTGGTTGCGTGAAGATCGAGGACCACCATGCCGTGAATGCCTAGTATCACTGTGGATTTTTCAAAAGACGTGGTATTGTGTATGGGAAAAAGTGCTGGACTTGCGTAATGCCACGCCGACATTGGTCCCAACCAAACCGTCCTTGCCGTGTGTGGTGTTGTCCCTAAAATGCCAGGACACACTTGAACATTTTGCGGTGGGTGATACCCCTTCTGCGATAACACCGAGCGAATTCACCTCCTCTTTCACTTGGCAAGATCTGGAATATATGGCCCGTATACAGTCAGACGCGCACCATACAAAAGATGCTGAAAGACTTTTGGCCTTGCGGTGCACACCTGCGCTCCAGAGCAACTCGATCTTGGCACAACGTCGCTATAAATTCGAGCTGCGGCACACACACGATCTATtgcgacgagcacggcgcAATCGTGAACAAGCACTATCTGACCTGTATGATACGTTGGAAGCACGACAAAAGGCGTTGGGcgagaagcagcagcagctccaagCGATCCGTGCGCGCATGAAAAATATCAGGCTCGCGTGCACAAAATTATCCGATGATAAGGATCTTGTGCTTTCTGAACTCAATCATATGCAAAAAGAGGTtggcatgcatcgcgcacgtctTCTCCGCGATCTCGATGATATATACCCTATCCAACTAGTTCATGCGCGTGATTTGCTCTATTCCATCGTCGATTTGCCGTTGCCGAATGGTATTGCTACTACCAAGGAGAATACCACCACGCTAGTGCACCGCACTAATTTGGACGAAACTAGCGCGGCTCTAGCCTATGTGGCCCAACTGATGATCCTGCTGAGCACTTATCTTCATACGACACTGCCCTATCCGCTGACATCTTCCGGCAGCCGTGCAACTGTCCAGGACCGCATCAGCATAATGACAGGTCCCAGATC TTTTATTCTCTCCGGTAAAGATAACGAATTGTACCGCTACGAATATGCCGTCTTTTTGCTTAACAAGGACCTAGAACGACTCATGAACCAATTTCATGTCCCCCTTCTGGATTTACGTAATACGCTGCCGAACCTCAAGAACCTGCTCGTGACCTTGTCGGCGGCAACACTCACGTAG
- a CDS encoding N-terminal acetyltransferase B complex catalytic subunit produces MTTVRPFRARDLFAFNNVNMDHWTETYSNGFYLSYLAQWPDMALTACAAQTGAIMGYVLGKAEGKEPTEEDKRRNKDLTLHGHVTAVTVAHEYRRLGVAQMLMDFFEYCSEHVYRGFFVDLFVRPSNAKAIGMYKKRGYSVYRRVHAYYQGTPPKSAEDGFDMRMPLPRDTKRQTIRSHGENVVVQPQATIFEPFVHKGI; encoded by the exons ATGACAACGGTGCGCCCGTTTCGGGCACGCGACTTGTTCGCGTTCAATAATGTCAACATGGACCACTGGACCGAGACGTACAGCAATGGATTTTACCTGAGCTACCTTGCACAGTGGCCGGACATGGCGCTGactgcgtgcgcagcgcaaaCGGGTGCCATCATGGGCTATGTACTTGGCAAGGCTGAAGGCAAGGAACCCACTGAGGAAGACAAAAGGCGGAACAAGGACCTTACACTGCATGGACATGTGACAGCCGTGACGGTGGCACACGAATACCGCCGTTTGGGCGTCGCACAAATGCTCATGGATTTCTTCGAGTATTGCTCTGAGCATGTTTACCGCGGTTTTTTCGTCGACCTCTTTGTGCGGCCATCCAATGCTAAGGCCATAGGCATGTATAAAAAGCGCGGCTACTCCGTGTATCGCCGTGTTCACGCGTACTACCAGGGTACGCCTCCGAAGTCGGCAGAAGATGGGTTTG ATATGCGGATGCCCTTACCACGCGATACAAAGCGGCAGACTATCCGCAGTCATGGCGAAAATGTCGTTGTACAACCGCA AGCAACCATCTTTGAGCCGTTCGTGCACAAAGGTATCTGA
- a CDS encoding Ras-induced vulval development antagonist, producing the protein MPGDGGGVNIDRAVEHGIETRRAQREASTYVIWPPSPPQPLTDEFMSSAVRPRSRRHHRHHRHHPWHRLSSSRRPSDTKDALSIHPSDSDEDVVGPHPMSDHDNARALDERAYGKQLLPGEGAAMASYVQSGKRIPRRGEIGLNADQIEAFERAGFVMSGSRHGRMNAVRTRKEHQVISAEQRQSQLSQKRLDRARKEAEIIHQFRDMVDTMQQQPTN; encoded by the coding sequence ATGCCCGGTgatggcggcggcgtgaACATCGATCGCGCCGTAGAACATGGTATTGAAACAcgccgagcgcagcgcgaaGCAAGTACATATGTGATATGGCCACCATCGCCACCACAGCCTCTGACAGACGAGTTTATGTCTTCTGCGGTCAGACCCCGATCTCGACGTCATCACCGCCACCATCGGCACCATCCTTGGCATAGGCTATCCAGTTCACGACGCCCTTCTGATACGAAAGATGCTTTGTCCATTCATCCATCTGATTCTGATGAAGACGTCGTGGGTCCGCATCCCATGTCTGACCACGATAACGCACGCGCACTGGATGAGCGTGCATATGGAAAGCAGCTTCTTCCAGGCGAAGGCGCGGCTATGGCATCCTACGTTCAAAGCGGCAAACGTATTCCGCGGCGTGGTGAAATTGGATTGAACGCTGATCAAATCGAAGCGTTTGAGCGTGCAGGTTTCGTAATGAGTGGCTCGCGACACGGACGCATGAATGCTGTGCGTACGCGCAAGGAGCACCAAGTCATCTCGGCAGAGCAACGCCAATCGCAACTTTCGCAAAAGCGCCTGGACAGGGCGCGGAAAGAAGCCGAGATTATTCATCAGTTCCGCGACATGGTGGACACCATGCAGCAACAACCAACCAACTAA
- a CDS encoding serine/threonine-protein kinase/endoribonuclease IRE1, protein MRLGAWLTIALCTCVAFAWASKGHELTRMEVDTHLPYAVLPSVPISIQDLELSNVLLVTTVDGRLHGLDRTSGSLLWSFPSTSDTSVHAPLVTSKYDHRSMEQLAKDARDHGDPTLVRALQEDGIYVVEPSSGGDMYILRVPPGATIPTLEKLPFTLPDLVSISPFTLHAEDPRIFVAEKHTSLMELNVFTGTVRAVYSSSDTGLHHATSHALDPRTVSRSHSDTDGTADDAIESPWVFIGRTDYTLNIHVRHVPHAVQTLQYQVFSPNIADRDVMSLWHQSAQPTDKRAFLSSPENATVLCYDLRLARNPHRHTTQPLPPVLWTSQMDSLPVDIYDVVFAPSDVEAPLLRPVPVPHNAGFLSRIIVQHQGASSADELSAFLGLAPDGSLFALGSTRYPLAGFAERAAVLNPEPHHASSLMAPWIGGYRVRPPLRQGIPLLGASQPVLQLEAPPSIATEWRPSKRLVAQLVGLLAFALMVLRGAYLIWRESRLQCFDTSNLCFDEDKVVQDTSLETAPSTPMPELTPERPESEPRASNDLEADPKRRRRRRGKRAGAAVSARQARREESLEPITTESPPTVNEGESPEPLPTSLQISDEILGYGSSGTVVFRGTFQGRAVAVKRLLRDFVHLASKEVSLLQSADNHPNVIRYYCQELTPNFLYIALEECPASLADLIERPLDYASLAALLEPRQAFKQITAGLQHLHSLSIVHRDIKPGNILVTLTPQNKLRVLLSDLGLSKRIDGLTFSAQSQSAQAGGTMGWRAPELLQGFSLHADDGKERLTRAVDIFSLGCVAFYMLTRGGHPFGELYEREIRILQNQVDTSALSASGDDTVEAEALIKQMIAPIPSDRPSASDVARHPFFWNAAKRVAFLQDVSDRFETLERTPPSFALELLEQNAESIVGPDWRRRFDKNFLDDLGKFRTYNSASIQDLLRVIRNKKHHFQDMPITLKKQLSPMPEGFLLYFTRRFPTLFLHVYGVLEQLPQMRTEPTFTMYYESEDTP, encoded by the coding sequence ATGCGGCTTGGCGCGTGGCTCACCATCGCCCTGTGTACATGTGTTGCATTCGCATGGGCATCAAAAGGCCATGAGCTGACGCGCATGGAGGTCGATACTCATCTGCCATATGCGGTGTTGCCGTCCGTGCCCATCTCGATCCAAGACTTGGAGCTATCCAACGTGCTGCTTGTCACGACCGTCGATGGTCGCCTACATGGTCTAGACCGCACATCTGGCTCTCTGCTTTGGTCATTTCCCAGCACCTCTGATACTAGCGTACACGCGCCACTCGTTACGTCCAAGTACGACCACCGTTCCATGGAACAGCTCGCCAAAGACGCGCGTGATCACGGCGATCCAACACTGGTACGAGCCCTTCAAGAAGATGGTATCTACGTCGTCGAGCCGTCTTCCGGGGGCGATATGTATATCCTTCGTGTACCTCCTGGCGCCACCATACCCACGTTGGAAAAGCTGCCGTTCACTCTTCCTGATCTCGTGTCTATAAGCCCCTTTACTTTGCACGCCGAAGACCCCCGTATCTTTGTTGCCGAAAAGCACACATCTCTTATGGAATTGAATGTGTTCACTGGAACAGTGCGTGCAGTATACAGCAGTAGTGACACGGGCCTACACCATGCCACAAGCCATGCCCTCGATCCACGCACTGTGTCGCGGAGCCATTCCGACACAGACGGTACGGCTGACGATGCCATCGAATCGCCATGGGTCTTCATTGGTCGCACGGACTATACCCTCAATATCCATGTccgccatgtgccgcatgcAGTCCAAACACTACAATATCAAGTCTTCTCACCCAATATAGCTGACCGCGATGTGATGTCACTGTGGCACCAATCAGCACAGCCGACCGACAAACGTGCATTTCTCTCATCTCCTGAAAATGCCACTGTTCTCTGCTATGATTTGCGTCTCGCACGCAATCCACACAGACACACTACTCAGCCACTGCCGCCCGTGCTGTGGACGTCGCAAATGGACTCGCTGCCTGTGGACATATATGATGTGGTGTTTGCCCCCTCTGACGTTGAGGCGCCACTTTTACGTCCCGTCCCCGTACCGCACAATGCCGGCTTTCTCTCAAGGATTATTGTACAACACCAAGGCGCATCCTCTGCCGATGAGCTAAGCGCTTTTCTGGGTCTGGCGCCCGATGGCAGTCTCTTTGCTCTCGGCAGCACCAGATACCCTTTAGCTGGCTTCGCTGAGCGTGCAGCCGTGCTAAATCCGGAGCCACATCATGCATCAAGCCTCATGGCGCCTTGGATCGGTGGCTACCGCGTGCGGCCTCCCCTGCGACAGGGCATACCATTACTTGGCGCGTCACAACCTGTCTTACAACTAGAAGCGCCTCCTTCCATCGCCACAGAGTGGCGACCGTCGAAGCGACTGGTGGCACAGCTTGTCGGTCTTTTGGCTTTTGCTCTTATGGTCCTACGAGGCGCCTATTTGATATGGCGTGAATCACGTCTTCAATGTTTTGACACATCAAACCTCTGCTTTGATGAGGACAAGGTGGTTCAAGATACCTCATTGGAAACCGCACCGTCCACACCCATGCCAGAACTTACGCCAGAGCGACCAGAAAGTGAACCGCGGGCGTCGAACGACCTTGAGGCAGATCCCAAACGACGGCGAAGGCGTCGCGGAAAGCGCGCAGGTGCAGCTGTGTCGGCTCGTCAGGCCCGTCGAGAAGAGTCTCTGGAACCGATAACCACGGAGTCACCACCCACGGTGAATGAGGGCGAGTCACCTGAGCCATTACCAACGTCCCTGCAAATCTCTGATGAAATCTTGGGATACGGCTCTTCTGGCACCGTTGTGTTTCGCGGCACATTCCAGGGtcgcgccgtcgccgtcAAACGACTGCTCCGCGACTTTGTACACTTGGCCTCCAAAGAAGTGTCCCTTCTCCAATCCGCTGATAATCACCCCAATGTGATCCGCTACTATTGTCAGGAACTTACCCCGAATTTTTTGTACATTGCTTTGGAAGAGTGCCCAGCGAGCCTGGCTGATCTCATTGAGAGACCACTCGATTATGCCTCATTAGCAGCTCTTCTAGAGCCGCGACAAGCATTCAAGCAGATCACGGCAGGATTGCAACACTTGCACTCGCTCTCTATCGTGCACCGCGACATCAAACCAGGAAATATCTTGGTGACACTCACGCCCCAAAACAAGCTGCGTGTCCTGCTCTCAGACCTTGGCCTTTCTAAGCGTATCGATGGGCTCACCTTCAGTGCACAGTCACAGAGCGCGCAAGCTGGCGGCACGATGGGATGGCGTGCACCAGAGCTTCTTCAAGGATTCAGCCTGCATGCTGACGATGGCAAGGAACGACTTACCCGTGCGGTCGATATCTTCTCGTTGGGCTGCGTCGCATTCTATATGCTGACGCGCGGTGGACATCCATTTGGCGAGCTGTACGAACGTGAAATACGAATTTTACAGAACCAAGTCGACACCAGCGCTCTCTCTGCGTCAGGTGACGATACTGTCGAAGCTGAAGCTCTGATCAAGCAAATGATTGCACCCATTCCGAGCGACCGACCCAGTGCGTCGGATGTGGCCCGCCATCCATTCTTCTGGAATGCTGCCAAACGCGTTGCGTTCTTGCAAGATGTGAGTGATCGCTTCGAGACACTGGAACGCACACCTCCGTCATTTGCGCTTGAATTACTCGAGCAAAATGCCGAGTCCATCGTCGGACCTGATTGGCGCCGGCGTTTCGACAAAAACTTCCTCGATGATCTGGGCAAGTTTCGGACGTACAATTCAGCCAGTATACAAGACTTGCTGCGCGTGATACGCAACAAGAAGCACCATTTCCAAGACATGCCCATCACCTTGAAAAAGCAACTGAGCCCTATGCCCGAAGGATTTCTCTTGTACTTTACACGCCGCTTTCCGACTTTGTTTCTTCATGTGTACGGCGTGCTGGAGCAATTACCACAAATGCGCACAGAACCCACATTTACTATGTACTATGAGTCAGAGGATACGCCCTAG
- a CDS encoding arsenite/tail-anchored protein-transporting ATPase gives MSTALVEDAQPPTLQNILDQKSLKWIFCGGKGGVGKTTTSCSLAIQLAKVRESVLLISTDPAHNLSDAFGQKFGREAVKVNGFDNLSAMEIDPTSSMQEMIEQSEQQGGALAPFMQDLAFAIPGVDEAMGFAEIMKLVKSMEYSVVVFDTAPTGHTLRFLSFPSVLEKALTKFSSFGKSLGPMFQQVQNMMGGGAGAQEDMFGKLESMRQIITEVNSQFKDETKTTFVCVCIAEFLSLYETERLIQELTQYGIDTHAIVCNQLLYPPPGSQCEHCRVRKAMQDKYVHEMMDLYAEDFNVVKIPLLTEEVRGSKKLSALSEYLIHPYQPPK, from the coding sequence atgtcgacggcACTGGTAGAGGATGCGCAGCCACCGACGTTGCAGAATATCCTAGACCAAAAGTCACTCAAGTGGATTTTTTGCGGTGGTAAGGGTGGTGTCGGTAAGACGACCACGTCGTGCTCCCTGGCGATTCAGCTCGCCAAAGTGCGTGAGAGCGTGTTGCTGATTTCGACGGATCCTGCGCACAACTTGTCGGACGCTTTTGGACAGAAATTTGGACGCGAAGCTGTCAAGGTGAATGGTTTTGACAACCTCAGCGCGATGGAGATCGATCCTACAAGTAGCATGCAGGAGATGATTGAACAGTCCGAGCAACAGGGCGGTGCTCTCGCCCCTTTTATGCAGGACCTCGCCTTTGCTATTCCCGGTGTAGATGAAGCCATGGGTTTTGCGGAAATCATGAAGTTGGTCAAGTCGATGGAATacagcgtcgtcgtgtTTGACACGGCGCCTACCGGACACACGCTCCGTTTCCTGAGCTTCCCCAGTGTGCTGGAAAAGGCCTTGACTAAGTTTAGCTCGTTCGGCAAAAGCCTCGGCCCTATGTTCCAGCAGGTCCAGAATATGATGGgtggtggcgctggtgccCAAGAAGACATGTTTGGCAAACTCGAGAGTATGCGGCAGATCATCACAGAGGTAAACTCACAGTTCAAGGatgagacgaagacgacgtttgtgtgtgtgtgcatTGCCGAATTTTTGTCTCTCTATGAGACGGAGCGCCTTATTCAGGAGCTCACGCAGTATGGTATCGATACACATGCCATCGTATGCAACCAGCTACTGTATCCACCACCAGGGTCACAGTGTGAGCATTGCCGCGTACGAAAGGCCATGCAAGACAAGTATGTGCACGAAATGATGGATTTGTATGCGGAGGACTTCAATGTGGTCAAGATTCCGTTGCTCACGGAAGAGGTGCGGGGCTCAAAGAAGCTGTCTGCTCTCTCGGAATACCTTATCCACCCGTACCAGCCCCCCAAGTAG